In Chrysemys picta bellii isolate R12L10 chromosome 3, ASM1138683v2, whole genome shotgun sequence, a single genomic region encodes these proteins:
- the LOC135982304 gene encoding general transcription factor II-I repeat domain-containing protein 2A-like, with protein sequence MAKRKIDSENRGFQSRWENEYMFTEIAGKPVCLLCGSNIAVMKEYNLRRHYETKHENKFKNLSAGQKLQKVEELKKNLTSQQTFFTKAKSQSEAAVKASFIVAEEIAKSGRPFTEGEFVKNCMMKVCDVLCPDKTRAFANVSLSRNTVANRVCEMATDLKTQLTERAKDFVAYSLAVDETTDATDTAQLAIFIRGVDSNLCVTEEILDIKSMHGTTKGEDIFGNVFQSVTDMKLPWEKLVGLTTDGAPAMCGEKNGLVGRMRSKMREENCAGELTVYHCIIHQESLSAKVLKMDHVMNTVTQTVNFIRAHGLNHRQFQSFLREIDSEFGDMPYHTEVRWLSRGKVLKRHFELREEICQFMDSKGKDCTVLRDEKWKCELAFLADITSHLSALNLQLQGREHIITDMHDAVKAFQVKLCLWETQMHQCNLSHFPCCQVIRNQESATVFPNATFAEKLSALRTEFARRFSDFEAQKSNFELLRNPFAVDVETAPVEMQMELIELQCNGTLKAKYDTAGPAQFTRFIPEAMPQLCQHAARILSMFGSTYLCEQLFSVMKINKTSHRSRLTDEHLQSILRIFTTQNLIPNINELVAKKRLQVSGSD encoded by the coding sequence atggccaagagaaaaattgattctgaaaaccgaggctttcaaagccggtgggagaatgagtatatgtttactgaaattgcaggtaaaccagtgtgtctcctttgcgggagtaatatcgctgtaatgaaggagtataacctaagacggcactacgagacgaaacatgagaacaaattcaaaaacctgagcgcaggacagaagctacaaaaggtagaggagttgaagaagaatttgacatcccagcagacgtttttcaccaaagcaaaatcacaaagtgaagctgctgtgaaagcaagtttcattgtggccgaagagatcgccaaatcaggacggccgtttaccgagggggaattcgtaaagaattgtatgatgaaagtatgcgacgtcctttgtccagataaaacgcgagcgtttgcaaatgtaagcctcagcagaaacactgttgctaatcgggtttgtgagatggcgactgatttgaaaacacagttgactgaaagagcaaaagattttgttgcatactcccttgccgtggatgaaactactgacgcgactgacactgcacagctggcgatatttatccgtggtgtggattccaatttgtgcgtaacagaggaaatactggacattaaatcgatgcacgggacaacgaaaggagaagacatctttggaaatgtatttcaaagtgtaaccgacatgaaactgccgtgggaaaaactcgttggacttacaacagatggcgcacctgctatgtgtggtgaaaaaaatggactggtgggaaggatgcgctcaaagatgcgggaggagaactgtgccggtgagttgacagtgtatcactgcatcatacaccaggaatcgctgagtgctaaagtcctaaaaatggatcatgtgatgaacactgtaacacaaaccgtcaactttatcagagcccacggtttaaatcaccgccaattccagtcttttctgcgggaaatagatagcgagtttggcgatatgccatatcatacggaggtccggtggctaagtcggggaaaagttctcaaaagacactttgagctgcgagaggaaatctgccagttcatggacagtaaggggaaagactgcacagttctgcgggatgaaaagtggaaatgtgagttggcgttcctggctgacataacgtcgcatcttagcgctttaaaccttcaactccagggacgggagcacataataaccgatatgcatgatgcagtgaaggcatttcaagtgaagctgtgcttatgggagacacaaatgcaccaatgcaacttgtctcactttccctgttgccaagtaatacggaaccaagaaagtgccacagttttcccaaatgccacctttgctgaaaaactcagcgcgctgcgcactgagttcgcacggcgcttcagtgactttgaggcacagaaaagtaacttcgagctgcttcgcaacccatttgcagtcgatgtggaaaccgcacctgtagaaatgcagatggagctgatagaactgcaatgtaacgggacactgaaggcaaagtacgacactgcggggccagcacagttcactcgcttcattcctgaagcgatgccgcagctctgccaacatgcggctcgaatcctgtccatgtttggcagcacatatctgtgcgagcagctgttctctgtgatgaaaattaacaaaacgtcacacaggagtcgcctcactgatgaacacctgcaatcgatcctgagaatcttcacaacacagaacctaatcccaaacataaacgaacttgttgcaaagaaaagactccaagtatcaggctctgactaa
- the AMD1 gene encoding S-adenosylmethionine decarboxylase proenzyme isoform X2, with protein MLKCGWNHDYTFEWDKLLENVHCLIISVTKTDKQEAYVLSESSMFVSKRRFILKTCGTTLLLQALVPLLELAREYSGFDSIQSFFYSRKNFMKPSHQEYPHRNFQEEVEFLNEIFPNGAAYCMGRMNSDCWYLYTLDFPESRVTNQPDQTLEILMSELDPVVMDQFYMKDGVTANDVTRVSGIRDLIPGSVIDATMFNPCGYSMNGMKSDGTYWTIHITPEPEFSYVSFETNIGQTSYDELIRKVVDVFKPGKFVTTLFVNQSSKCRTVFSSAQKIEGFKRVDRQIAQFNDYNFVFTSFAKKQQQQHS; from the exons GTTTGAGTgggacaaacttttggagaatgTGCATTGTTTGATCATAAGTGTGACAAAAACTGACAAGCAGGAAGCTTATGTACTCAG tgAGAGTAGCATGTTTGTCTCCAAGAGACGTTTCATTTTGAAGACATGTGGTACCACCCTCTTACTGCAAGCACTGGTTCCCCTGTTGGAGCTTGCTAGGGAGTACAGTGGGTTTGACTCAATTCAG AGCTTCTTTTACTCGCGTAAGAATTTCATGAAGCCTTCCCACCAGGAGTACCCACATAGGAATTTCCAGGAAGAAGTAGAGTTCCTTAATGAAATTTTCCCAA ATGGAGCAGCTTATTGCATGGGGCGTATGAATTCTGATTGCTG GTATTTGTACACTCTGGATTTCCCAGAAAGTCGGGTAACCAATCAGCCAGATCAGACACTGGAAATTCTGATGAGCGAGCTTGATCCAGTAGTTATGGACCAGTTCTACATGAAAGACGGTGTTACTGCAAATGATGTCACTCGT GTGAGTGGAATTCGTGACCTGATACCAGGTTCTGTCATTGATGCTACAATGTTCAATCCTTGTGGGTATTCAATGAATGGGATGAAATCGGAT GGAACTTATTGGACTATTCACATCACTCCAGAACCAGAGTTTTCTTACGTTAGTTTTGAAACAAACATTGGTCAGACATCCTATGATGAGCTGATTAGAAAGGTTGTAGATGTTTTCAAGCCAGGAAAATTTGTTACCACCCTTTTTGTTAATCAG AGTTCTAAATGTCGCACAGTGTTTTCTTCTGCCCAGAAGATTGAAGGGTTTAAACGTGTTGATCGCCAGATTGCTCAGTTCAATGATTACAATTTTGTTTTTACCAGTTTTgccaagaagcagcagcagcaacatagTTGA
- the AMD1 gene encoding S-adenosylmethionine decarboxylase proenzyme isoform X3 — protein sequence MFVSKRRFILKTCGTTLLLQALVPLLELAREYSGFDSIQSFFYSRKNFMKPSHQEYPHRNFQEEVEFLNEIFPNGAAYCMGRMNSDCWYLYTLDFPESRVTNQPDQTLEILMSELDPVVMDQFYMKDGVTANDVTRVSGIRDLIPGSVIDATMFNPCGYSMNGMKSDGTYWTIHITPEPEFSYVSFETNIGQTSYDELIRKVVDVFKPGKFVTTLFVNQSSKCRTVFSSAQKIEGFKRVDRQIAQFNDYNFVFTSFAKKQQQQHS from the exons ATGTTTGTCTCCAAGAGACGTTTCATTTTGAAGACATGTGGTACCACCCTCTTACTGCAAGCACTGGTTCCCCTGTTGGAGCTTGCTAGGGAGTACAGTGGGTTTGACTCAATTCAG AGCTTCTTTTACTCGCGTAAGAATTTCATGAAGCCTTCCCACCAGGAGTACCCACATAGGAATTTCCAGGAAGAAGTAGAGTTCCTTAATGAAATTTTCCCAA ATGGAGCAGCTTATTGCATGGGGCGTATGAATTCTGATTGCTG GTATTTGTACACTCTGGATTTCCCAGAAAGTCGGGTAACCAATCAGCCAGATCAGACACTGGAAATTCTGATGAGCGAGCTTGATCCAGTAGTTATGGACCAGTTCTACATGAAAGACGGTGTTACTGCAAATGATGTCACTCGT GTGAGTGGAATTCGTGACCTGATACCAGGTTCTGTCATTGATGCTACAATGTTCAATCCTTGTGGGTATTCAATGAATGGGATGAAATCGGAT GGAACTTATTGGACTATTCACATCACTCCAGAACCAGAGTTTTCTTACGTTAGTTTTGAAACAAACATTGGTCAGACATCCTATGATGAGCTGATTAGAAAGGTTGTAGATGTTTTCAAGCCAGGAAAATTTGTTACCACCCTTTTTGTTAATCAG AGTTCTAAATGTCGCACAGTGTTTTCTTCTGCCCAGAAGATTGAAGGGTTTAAACGTGTTGATCGCCAGATTGCTCAGTTCAATGATTACAATTTTGTTTTTACCAGTTTTgccaagaagcagcagcagcaacatagTTGA
- the AMD1 gene encoding S-adenosylmethionine decarboxylase proenzyme isoform X4, with the protein MKPSHQEYPHRNFQEEVEFLNEIFPNGAAYCMGRMNSDCWYLYTLDFPESRVTNQPDQTLEILMSELDPVVMDQFYMKDGVTANDVTRVSGIRDLIPGSVIDATMFNPCGYSMNGMKSDGTYWTIHITPEPEFSYVSFETNIGQTSYDELIRKVVDVFKPGKFVTTLFVNQSSKCRTVFSSAQKIEGFKRVDRQIAQFNDYNFVFTSFAKKQQQQHS; encoded by the exons ATGAAGCCTTCCCACCAGGAGTACCCACATAGGAATTTCCAGGAAGAAGTAGAGTTCCTTAATGAAATTTTCCCAA ATGGAGCAGCTTATTGCATGGGGCGTATGAATTCTGATTGCTG GTATTTGTACACTCTGGATTTCCCAGAAAGTCGGGTAACCAATCAGCCAGATCAGACACTGGAAATTCTGATGAGCGAGCTTGATCCAGTAGTTATGGACCAGTTCTACATGAAAGACGGTGTTACTGCAAATGATGTCACTCGT GTGAGTGGAATTCGTGACCTGATACCAGGTTCTGTCATTGATGCTACAATGTTCAATCCTTGTGGGTATTCAATGAATGGGATGAAATCGGAT GGAACTTATTGGACTATTCACATCACTCCAGAACCAGAGTTTTCTTACGTTAGTTTTGAAACAAACATTGGTCAGACATCCTATGATGAGCTGATTAGAAAGGTTGTAGATGTTTTCAAGCCAGGAAAATTTGTTACCACCCTTTTTGTTAATCAG AGTTCTAAATGTCGCACAGTGTTTTCTTCTGCCCAGAAGATTGAAGGGTTTAAACGTGTTGATCGCCAGATTGCTCAGTTCAATGATTACAATTTTGTTTTTACCAGTTTTgccaagaagcagcagcagcaacatagTTGA